The following is a genomic window from Chryseobacterium ginsenosidimutans.
TACTTTGAATTAAAACAAAAAAAGTATAACCAAAGTGGTTATACTCTACAAATATATTGAAATATTATCGCTCTTAAAACAAACCGCTGATTAAATCTACGATTTTCATTACAATTTCTAGTGCTAGTTGTACCATGATTTTTAAGTATTTATTGAGTGTTTGGTTATTAATTTTTTCTACACAAATATAAAGTTTTTTATTGATATGCAAACTAAATATTATGTTTTATTGTTTTTTTTATGAGAGAAGAAGAGTGTGAATTTCAAACGGTTGAGTTGTCCATTCACACCTTCAGCCACTCTCTGAAGTTAATTATTTGGTTTGTATGGAAATTTCATTTTTTCCTTCATTTACTTTGACGTCTACGTTTTTACCTTTCATCTTTTTGATGCTGCTTTTCATAGAATCAATAACTTTATCAGCCTGGTTGCTCGGAACTTTTTTACCGTTGATGATAATGCTGTCACTGTCTTCATCGTTGGAGTTGTATTCAATTGTAGAACCGTTTACCGTGATTTTATTCTTCTCGATTTTAATCTTTCCGTCTTCATCTCTTTCCTGATCGCTGTCGTTGATTCCGTCTGCATTTAAATCTCCGTCAAAACTGATTCCGTCTTGTTTTACAGGCAGTACAACTGTTTTTAAAGGAAGTACCAATTCATAATCAATACTGTAATCTCTGAATCTGTGTTCGTAAGGATATTTAATAAAGTTCGGAAGAGTAATTCTGTTGTTTACAACTTCTACAGGAACACTTACATTTAAAGGAAGATTATAACCTTTCGCTGCTTTTTTAATGATTAGATATGGTGTTGTAACATCTGCTTTTCTTGTAACATCTACATGAACCCAGTCTTTTTTGTAAACCGATACCTTATCAGAATAAAGATCATCATATCCTATAAAGTTCTGAGGAATAGCAATTTGTTTTGAATCAACATAAATACTGTCAGATTTTGTGTTGATAGAAATTTCTTCAGTATCTTCTTTATGACCTTTCAGGAACATCTCTCTTTTTGCCATACTTACTCCGAAATAAGCTCCAAGAGCGATCAAAGTAAGGAATAAAGCTCCGATTACCCATCCTATGTTTCTCAGTTTAGTTTTTGGAGAGAATATTTTAATACTCAATAAACTGAAGAGAATAGCAGGAATTAATGATCCGATGATGATAATTGCTGTTAAGATTTTATCCAAACCATTGTCGTCAAAGTAAAATTTGATTTCGTTTGCTCCTGGAAAATCAGAATCCATTCCGAAAAGCCCGAATACTACAAATACTCCTACGATGCTGCCTATTGCCATTAAAGCAAAGATTCCGCCGATAAAATATTTTAAAATATTCCATACTCCGCTTCCTGCGTTATTGATGTAAGGTTTATTTTCGATATAGATTTCTCCGACTCTCTGAGTAGATTCGTTGGCAAATTGTACCAATTTATTAGACTCACTTTTAAGATTGTCGAAGTTCATAGGCTTTCCCTTCATTTTCAGGAAATCTGCTGCAGTTTCTGCTTTTGGTAATACTGCCCAAAGGATGATGTAAAGCAAGAAAACCAACGTTGATGATACGGCTGCCGTGAAAATTCCTAAGATGAAAATTCCTAGCCATATTGCTCTCATTGCAGTAATATCCATACCTACGTAATGAGCTAAACCTGCACAAACACCTGCGATTTTTTGTCTTTCAGGGTCACGGAACAATTGTTTTTTGTCTGTATATTCAGTTCCTGAAGAATATGCTTTTTTACTATTTTTTTCAGAATAATAAGCTTCTTCCTGTTCTTCGATCTTTTCAGGAGAACCGATCTGTTCGATTACTCTTTCTACATCCGAATCATTGATGACTTCACGTTTTGCCATGGTATCTCTGAAGATTTCTACCATTCTGATTTCTATGTCATGCATTACCTCATCTGCTTCTGAAGCATCCAATGAGCTTCTCAGTGCATTAAGGTAGTCGCTGAGCTTTATATATGCGTGTTCTTCTATTGTAAAAGAAAAACCTGCGAGTCCTATTGAGAGTGTCTTGTTCATAGCTTTGTTTTTTAATTTTTTTGAGTGATTTGGTTGACTGAATTTGTTAATTCGTTCCAGGTATTTTGAAGTTCATCTAAAAACAGTTTACCTTTTTCTGTTATCTGGTAGTATTTTCTTGGCGGTCCTCCAGTAGATTCTTCCCATCTGTAAGAGAGAAACTCACCATTTTTTAATCTTGTTAAAAGAGGGTAGAGTGTTCCTTCCACTACATCCAGTTTTCCTTTTTTTAGTTCATCTATTAGATCGGAAACATACATTTCGCGAAGATTGATGAGACTTAAAATACAGAATTCCAGAATTCCTTTTCGCATTTGCGCTTTGGTATTTTCAGTATTCATCTTTAATAAGTTTTGTTAATTAGTTATATAATTTTCGAAGGTTGGTTCCTAGCTAGTTGAACCTATTCCGATTTTACATTACAAAGATATGTAATTAAAATGGTAATATGCAATACAAAGTAGTGGAAAAATATAAATAAATTATATAACTTACTGAAAATCAATTAAATTATTTTTATTGATGAATTTTAGGAAATGAATTATTTAGAAATATCAGATCAAATCTTTAGTAATTTTACCTTTTAGGCTGGTTGTTCTTAAGGTAACAAGAGCTTTTTTCTCTAATTCTTTCTGATATGATATAAAACTGAAGTTTTTGTAGAATTTACGGACGATAAGAGCCATTTCCATCATCGCAAAGTGTTCACCGATACAAAGTCGCGGGCCGGCTCCGAAAGGATAGTAAGCAAAGTTCTTTGCATTTTCATCATCAAAACGTTCTGGAA
Proteins encoded in this region:
- a CDS encoding PspC domain-containing protein, which encodes MNKTLSIGLAGFSFTIEEHAYIKLSDYLNALRSSLDASEADEVMHDIEIRMVEIFRDTMAKREVINDSDVERVIEQIGSPEKIEEQEEAYYSEKNSKKAYSSGTEYTDKKQLFRDPERQKIAGVCAGLAHYVGMDITAMRAIWLGIFILGIFTAAVSSTLVFLLYIILWAVLPKAETAADFLKMKGKPMNFDNLKSESNKLVQFANESTQRVGEIYIENKPYINNAGSGVWNILKYFIGGIFALMAIGSIVGVFVVFGLFGMDSDFPGANEIKFYFDDNGLDKILTAIIIIGSLIPAILFSLLSIKIFSPKTKLRNIGWVIGALFLTLIALGAYFGVSMAKREMFLKGHKEDTEEISINTKSDSIYVDSKQIAIPQNFIGYDDLYSDKVSVYKKDWVHVDVTRKADVTTPYLIIKKAAKGYNLPLNVSVPVEVVNNRITLPNFIKYPYEHRFRDYSIDYELVLPLKTVVLPVKQDGISFDGDLNADGINDSDQERDEDGKIKIEKNKITVNGSTIEYNSNDEDSDSIIINGKKVPSNQADKVIDSMKSSIKKMKGKNVDVKVNEGKNEISIQTK
- a CDS encoding PadR family transcriptional regulator, with product MNTENTKAQMRKGILEFCILSLINLREMYVSDLIDELKKGKLDVVEGTLYPLLTRLKNGEFLSYRWEESTGGPPRKYYQITEKGKLFLDELQNTWNELTNSVNQITQKN